A single genomic interval of Mercenaria mercenaria strain notata unplaced genomic scaffold, MADL_Memer_1 contig_4498, whole genome shotgun sequence harbors:
- the LOC128553922 gene encoding mRNA export factor GLE1-like → MEDQTTDRDIRMRQRDARRQEQERLEEKQKQRDRLRQDLAEIENERQILLSQRRNQQRRLEMIHSCDPFFYEVERPRIGAERLNTSNPEQQINTGTRQILDRGIVQPRFVKQHNEDLGSYMDLISPESENIPTATHGIGISGNEHESDNDRRQAITQTNQATNRNLDFASGSLNMTQDIHRMHGELNQVIYRDDIRQSIRRDVLHIDQTRQESNLDFHSDRDSYRDIEYNADDSSYRTRSRVAESTRIDAETHVMRKRNRNGDKVDVSIETDKLEAKLRQLSIRKDTNLDINSLQRGAELPDHRKEHKNITPVGIGMNPEIKDTRSQLKFIDRKFREHSDINVRGELNDDNSNTSIKFEKFSILQQIEKKKMELQELLLIQENTEKQLKIDEERRLIELEKQRKMLHMLTERERVMDEREQKLKDDERELLLKFEELKRIKQDVVKSEEEQFVQYKAIARDIITKNEALNKRDSDLRKKEEIVKELQQKLVPEVKKETIIQQTPEISPFSGDEAKPKSEVTLNEWKAEIRSLIATALYPE, encoded by the coding sequence ATGGAAGATCAAACAACAGATAGAGATATCAGAATGAGACAGCGAGATGCTAGACGACAGGAACAGGAGAGATTAGAGGAAAAACAGAAGCAAAGAGATAGATTGAGACAAGATTTAGCTGAAATAGAAAATGAAAGGCAGATATTGTTATCTCAGAGAAGAAATCAACAGCGACGTTTAGAAATGATTCATAGTTGTGATCCTTTCTTTTATGAAGTCGAGCGGCCAAGAATAGGTGCAGAAAGGCTTAATACAAGCAACCCTGAACAGCAAATAAATACGGGAACCAGACAAATATTAGACAGAGGAATTGTGCAACCACGTTTCGTGAAGCAACACAATGAGGACCTCGGAAGTTATATGGACCTAATAAGTCCTGAATCAGAAAATATACCAACTGCCACACACGGTATTGGAATAAGTGGAAACGAACATGAAAGCGATAATGATAGGAGACAAGCAATTACTCAGACTAATCAAGCAACAAATAGAAATTTAGATTTCGCTTCAGGCAGTTTGAACATGACTCAGGACATACATAGAATGCATGGTGAATTAAACCAAGTCATATATAGGGATGATATCCGTCAAAGCATTAGGAGAGACGTTTTACATATCGATCAAACAAGACAAGAGTCTAACTTAGACTTTCATAGTGATAGAGACAGTTATAGAGATATAGAATATAATGCAGACGACAGTAGTTACAGAACAAGAAGCCGTGTGGCTGAAAGTACTCGCATTGATGCAGAAACTCATGTCATGAGAAAGAGAAATCGAAATGGTGACAAAGTAGATGTCAGTATCGAGACAGATAAACTAGAGGCGAAATTACGGCAATTGAGTATAAGGAAGGACACCAATTTAGATATTAATTCCTTGCAAAGAGGCGCAGAACTTCCAGATCATAGAAAAGAACACAAGAACATAACTCCCGTAGGTATAGGTATGAATCCTGAAATAAAGGACACAAGAAGTCAACTAAAATTCATCGATAGAAAATTCAGGGAACATTCAGACATCAATGTAAGAGGAGAATTGAATGATGATAATTCAAACACATCTATTAAATTTGAGAAGTTTAGCATCCTGCAGcagatagaaaagaaaaaaatggaattgCAAGAGCTACTGTTGATTCAAGAGAACACAGAGAAACAGCTAAAGATAGATGAAGAAAGAAGACTTATAGAATTAGAGAAGCAACGAAAGATGTTGCATATGTTGACTGAAAGAGAAAGGGTAATGGATGAAAGAGAACAGAAACTTAAAGATGATGAGAGAGAATTGTTATTGAAGTTTGAAGAACTGAAACGGATAAAGCAAGACGTTGTAAAATCAGAAGAAGAACAGTTTGTTCAGTATAAAGCAATAGCAAGAGATATCATTACTAAAAACGAAGCATTAAACAAGAGAGATTCTGACCTTAGAAAAAAGGAAGAAATTGTTAAAGAGCTTCAGCAGAAATTAGTTCCAGAAGTAAAGAAAGAGACAATTATTCAGCAAACCCCGGAAATTAGTCCATTTTCTGGTGACGAAGCGAAACCTAAGAGTGAGGTCACATTAAACGAGTGGAAAGCCGAGATAAGAAGTTTAATAGCTACAGCATTGTACCCAGAATAG